In Diorhabda sublineata isolate icDioSubl1.1 chromosome 4, icDioSubl1.1, whole genome shotgun sequence, a single window of DNA contains:
- the LOC130442445 gene encoding uncharacterized protein LOC130442445, which translates to MAGKFSLIFLSFCLVSTIAVPQKPINQIGSITDLLKLLVKFVENFLDNLIIDVNKFIDQLGTDYDGFHSKVVEVTKEFLVNIVRRLKPAFDSIAAKSSPTGQKLATCVENNDEKIISVAVDFFDATSSCAGSHFVDMLNTIKPIVNDLTGVQADAKKAADQINSCGDDDIACLIQVVLDLLQVVAEIPDAISKDVGPLLSSIEVYVKALADCYKQNEDSFYTNGGAALEAVATCAAA; encoded by the exons ATGGCAGGCAAATTCAGTTTAATCTTCCTTTCCTTCTGTTTGGTTTCT ACAATCGCTGTACCACAAAAACCAATCAACCAGATTGGTTCTATTACTGATTTACTTAAGCTATTGGTGAAATTTGTCGAAAACTTTCTTGACAACCTCATTATAGACGTTAATAAATTCATTGACCAATTGGGTACTGACTATGACGGCTTTCACAGCAAAGTGGTTGAAGTCACCAAAGAATTTCTTGTGAATATTGTTCGTCGCTTAAAACCAGCCTTCGATAGTATCGCCGCAA AAAGCTCCCCGACTGGACAAAAATTGGCAACATGTGTTGAAAATAATGACGAAAAAATCATCTCTGTAGCTGTTGACTTTTTCGACGCAACTAGTTCTTGCGCTGGTTCTCATTTCGTTGACATGCTCAACACTATAAAGCCGATAGTTAATGATCTTACTGGTGTTCAAGCTGATGCTAAAAAGGCTGCTGACCAAATTAATAGTTGCGGTGATGATGACATAGCTTGTCTTATTCAA GTTGTTCTTGATTTGCTTCAAGTCGTTGCTGAAATTCCCGATGCAATTTCAAAAGACGTTGGTCCTTTACTCAGCTCTATCGAAGTCTACGTAAAAGCCTTGGCTGATTGTTACAAACAAAACGAAGACTCTTTCTATACCAACGGTGGTGCCGCTTTAGAAGCTGTAGCTACATGCGCTGCTGCTTAA